Within the Arachis duranensis cultivar V14167 chromosome 10, aradu.V14167.gnm2.J7QH, whole genome shotgun sequence genome, the region tttaaatttttaatatatatctaatataattaaatatacataaagcgtatacaaatatttataatCGAAGGTAAGAGataaaagataacaattattaaTAGACCGCATTAACGAAGTTTAAATAggatattataaaagaaaaaagacatCTATATCAAATATTTCATACATAACCTAATTAAGAAGTTATAATGCTTATTTATTGTAAAAGTAATACCTTAAATAGGTCTTTAAAAATTTAGCGGTCTGAtagatttatcttttaaaaagatTAGTGTATGTTTTCGTATACTGTAcagataattaataaaaatatataaatttttttattaaaataagttaaacaaaaaatatatataataattattactataaatattttataaagttataattaaaattaaagtttaattatttttaatgttaaaaatattaaaaataattagtatttgttttaACTGATTTGAATTAGTTGAGTGGTCATTTTACTCGTCTACCTAAGAAAGTATTAGAGTTTCGAATCCCGCATTGTGTATATAACAACTCATTAGCTAGTAGCACACCCTTAATAAATGGAGTTTCAATCTGTGGAAGATTAGTTCTCGATCTGCCGAGTTGAAAAATACagtgaaaaaaaatagtatttgtcTTGAAAGTAGAACAATTCTCGTTGATGATAGTAATACTTATGAAGATTTGTCTTTGTTGAAATTAAACTGTGGCAGTTTTATTTATTGGTATCATATTCATCCAGGAAGTCAAACAATAtgacattaaaattttatacaatatgacattaaaattttatattttatgacatgattttcaaatttctaaACTTATGTCATTAAAAAAGCTAttagattaattaatatttattggtAATATTACCAAAATACCGTCGTTGAGTATTAGTTTGTGTAAAAAGAAACTATAATAacttttgttattcaatatataatttattctactaaaaaataaattattattcctAGATtggtaaatatatttttctccatttttatatcattttatttGGCAATAATtgccattaaaaaaaaaagNNNNNNNNNNNNNNNNNNNNNNNNNNNNNNNNNNNNNNNNNNNNNNNNNNNNNNNNNNNNNNNNNNNNNNNNNNNNNNNNNNNNNNNNNNNNNNNNNNNNNNNNNNNNNNNNNNNNNNNNNNNNNNNNNNNNNNNNNNNNNNNNNNNNNNNNNNNNNNNNNNNNNNNNNNNNNNNNNNNNNNNNNNNNNNNNNNNNNATAGtgaacttattttttattattatttaaaaagtattcataattttttaattatgtagttaacttaattaataacctttattattatttttctaccaAAAAATCATCTttgtattatttgtatatttttttaatactaataaatATGTAGGTATTTgtactattatatttattgttttagATAATGGCTTAAGTTACTTATTTCgtatgttaaataatataaattatattttatatattaaattcatcaatttaTCCATATTAAGAGGAGAAAAAGTATGCAATAGATCATATGTTATAAAGATTAGTTGatttacatataaattatcttaaaaagataaaaaaataatttatcacaTATAATAATCTTTGATATATGTAGTGTCATGTATATATTAGAAtgatctattttaattttgtgagtgattattattattcactttttcattaagatagtaaataatatttaaaattaaaaaaaaaaagataattaaaatttttttagtttgattatAAAATCTATTGTAAGTATACCtaacttttatatatactaaatataaTCATATTTAATAGTATAGTATTTATTATAGCAATGactcaaaatattaattcaaGTGAGTAAGATCAACCTAGGTCTATTGTTAGGATCTAAATCCGAATTAGGTTCATTGTCTTAAAACCCAATGCAGATAGTCACAAAAAAACCCCAATGCAGATAAAGTTCATGTGTCCTATCTCAAATCGGCTCAAATTAAATTTCCATTATTAGTTAGATATAGTGATGGATACTCGTGTGGGCATGATGGACCCCTTTTTCCGTCTTTCACTCCcgtttagaaaaaaatatctcCCGTCTGCTCTCCATCTTCATCGCAAGTCCCCTATTTAATTATCCCCTTAGCGAATACAGATACCCACAATTATCTAtggatattttttgaaattttttattaaattaacaaaaaaactataatataataataataaataatcagttcaatatatataattcaacataactcataatatattcgttataaaaagtaacatttaaaaaaataataaaaatatcttccaacataataacataatataatattttagggCGAGACTGAACGACATAATAACGAACTTAAAAGATAGAGAAAGTGAGTTAGAGAAAGAGTAGATACAAAATCAAGGTTAAGGATgagtttaaaagaaaaaaagagtttaaattGAAGACAGAAATTAGAATTACTAAAAAGAGTTACGGAGATGGCTTTGATGTGTTGGAGACTAAAATATGgaagtcatttaattttaaatcaaaagtaataatgacttatttaattcaaCATTTAAGATAATAAATGAGATgaccattatataagtcatttaatgtaaaattacttaatttacgattataattaatatatgtattaccTATAAATagattaagaaataataatttcgtaacaaaataatcattcaatttgaattacaattaattgattgatagaaattataataaattgtatgatatttaaataatttacgaaatcaattagttgatacaattaatttattatattaaattgaatttaatgagttaaaagaaataaatcgaaAAACACCATCAGAAACATGTTACGACAATTTTATCATTAAGtgcagaaatttaatttttatataatagaatagatatttacagattattatattaaatacaaactaaaaaaatacactaaacaaaataaaagtatcaatgataaaatataacctaaaaaattacttaaattaaaaaagaacatgtgataaattataataaatatatatatgagaagtaaaagtaaaataaataattaaaaataaagtaaaaagagcaattaaaaaagtaaaagaagatagaaaagataataTGTGGAGTAGATAAAAAATGTATTACGATAgaagattaataaaattaattaatacaaaggataaaagagaaaaatcaaaatacgatcttattcaaaaaaaaatttaaaaaagaacctattaattaacttttataaaaatattataaaaaaattaacatgactttaaataaaataattcaattaatcaaaatacataaaaaataattgatataaaataaaattataaaaaattttagcaaaattaagataaaaaaaaattacaaacattACATTCGAAGTACAAAatagagaagaaaaagggatagaaagtacattctaattatatataattaaaatgtattgttgaattaataaattaaagaaattgaattgatgactataaacaataaattcttatgactaaaaataataaattaaaacaaaaaattttaaaaatattatctgaGAATATAGgaatcataaaatatataatataggaGTATATATACattagtaacaaaataaaatcgtAGCATATAGAATTGGAATCcttcatatttttaaatgaatttaatgaatttatttaaaaataataaatattcattAACTACAATGATTAATACCTGTTTTATTTATTACACTGTACTAATCAGagaacaattaaaaatatatgtgatcagtttaaataatttatttaaatatcaattaattaatacataGTATAAACTCGTTAccttttcaataattaatattcattttatttaagtatcaattaattaatactcattttattttaggtttaattactctattggtcttaatagttttgcaaaattttcaattaggtccatatacttttttttcttttaatttggtctttgcaccaaattttttttaattaggttcctTTTGGTAGTAATTGGTTTAATtgtatagggacccaattaaaaaaaaaattagtgcagggacccaaataaaagaaaaaagtatagggatcgaattataaaaaatttggtgcaaggactcaattaaaagaaaaaaaagtataggaaactaattaaaaattttgcgaaactataggaaccaatagaataattaaatctttattttatatatataaaataataagataataaattaaattaaatgaaggtttaattattctgttggtcctatagtttcacaaaattttcaattagatccctatatttttttccttttaattgggtccttgCACCATTTTTTGTTTCAATTAGGTCTCTCTTGGCAGTAATTAGCTTAATTTTTTAAGgacctaactaaaaaaaaataattggtgTAAGgacccaaataaaagaaaaaaaatgtagagactcaattaaaaaaaaattttggtgcaaggactcaattaaaaaaaaaagtatagggacctaaattaaaaattttgcgaaaTTATAAGaaccaatagagtaattaaaccttaaatgaattcatttatttcattgccttatatattatttattaaattttataatatgatgtacaaaataattttttattttaaaattaattccggttagtgaaaaaaattcaaaatatttttttacacgaatttaaatttaaatttaaattcataattgATTAACAactcatcttttttaaaactttaataacaaaaacaaaattagttagatataaaatattcaatatttaataatttcaatcatttaaaattaccctaaaaaaataattagtttaattatagataattaattataattgatataactTATTTCactatattttctaaaaaaataattaaaaagacacgttttaattttttgttaaagtaaaataaaataaaatacataaattaaatagatataaatctgaaaattataaaattttattaacaattcaaataaattagtaccataaaactaaatttaatgtctattaaaaataattatctgaccttctattcttctaattattaataatttaaataaaataataccctataacttattttttatttattttaagtaattactaacatcttatttttctaattattttcttgtcttatttatcatttatacttttaatcaaatatattaataaacaaataaactaaattaactACCTAATTATACTTGGACTATTCAACAATTTAACATAATCTTTTCAATTGGAATTAACTACTAACcatcgaaaataaaaaatttagagtaattTAGTATTATGAACATTAATTATGTATTGTGAAATAACCTAAAACCataatgtaatttatttttaaagaaataatcaaactttattgttaattgtgaaataacctaaaattataatgcattttattttaaaacaccGTAAAAAAGACATATCTCTTTTGTTAATCAAAAGCTAGAAGGAAAAAATATGTGCCTAATAATGAGCaactaaaatagataaaaatatttaaaaaataaaaaatataatatataattaaattaaaagaaataaattaaatatattacaaaaattGTATCATAAAcacaagagagagaaagagagaaaaaaacaaatgaGTAAAAAATACATTATGATCTCGTATAAATAGAtgacatttaaaaaaataaactaattaaattaattaatgtatttcgttatcatatttattatttactgaaataatatgatatttactccaataaaatcaaatcaaataattaatataatgaacttaattaattaattaatataattaataattataattaattagtttatataaatgataataaattgTGAGATTTGAATGTATAATCAAAGTAATTAATTGATatcattaattagttataattgatttggtttattgaattaaaaaaataaatcgagAAACACTCTCAAAAACATGCCACGTCAGctccatcattaagtgcagaaattcgatttttatataatagaatagattaaCTAAGTCCTAGGtctttaaaattactaaatataTGTCATATAGGTCTCCAGATCAGGTTGAACCGGTTAACATAGGGGTGAGCACGGATAGTGAGTACCTGATTACCTGTCTGAATCCGAACCGAACCAATTAAATTGGTTCTGGAATCAACGGGTAATCGGGTTCAACCCGAACCAAATTGATGATCTTTGTTAGTGATTGGTTCGGGTATCGGTTCTGGGAGTGCAGAACCTGAACTAACCCGCGAACCcgatcatatattaattaaataaaaaaataaaaaatatatatatgacttTTCCATTAGACAAAGATTATTCACTATTAATATGTTTGGATTTTAAtgagtttagtttttaatgtatttggtgtttaacatgtttggattatttctattgatgttacatgtttattgtacttcttgaatttttaagataaaaatttggttatttttatgaatttcaaagTCATCGGGTACCCAATTACCCAAACCGAACTAATCTGTtcttaattggtttggtttggttcgaatATATGTACAAAAAAATGTAAATCCGAACCAATTATATTTTGATCGATTGGGTTCTAATTTTACCATGAATTCGAACTAAACTGACCCATGCTCACCCATAGGTTAACACGACACTCTCTCCTCTACGTGGATGTTGTATGTGTGATGTGTCAGGTAAAGCAACACATGTCGCGTTCAGAACAGATTAGTCCCTGGACATTGGCTAAAACGACATCGTTTTGGGACAACGCCAAACGATGCTATTTTGAGGGACAGATTCGTCCCTAAAGTCAAATAGGTccctaaaatttttgttataagtCAAAAAGGTCCTTGATTTATAGTATATATGTCAAATTATTCCCTCGAATTAAGCAACTAGAACCATAACTAGAATCAAATCATGATGAAATTATTTAAAGTATGTCAAAATATGCAATCCAAAGCACATATCTCAAGTATAATTACAGTCAAACAATTAGAATTCATCAGTATCCTCATTTAGCATCTTGTTCTTTTGCATAACtttaatctttttatctttattaattgggTGAATATCAGATTTCAAATTAGCAGAAGTGGGATCATACTAATATATTACCTTGTGGTCATGGTAACCTAAGTCTAAGAAAAATTTCTATAGGTCAAAGAAACAGATCAAGTCAATGTCTATTGagagaaatttttttacttttccatTAATGTGCACAAGTACCCTTATGTTGTCTCTAACAAAACTTTTACCATAGTGAAATACAGATACTATGTCTTTATTCATCTAAATACCAAAAGATAAAACTCTGTCACAAGTTAACTAAGCAATCAACACAATACAACatcataatagaataaaaaattcaaatatctaCATTGTTTTTGTTATTATCAAATATCTATCTGTAACCACTTCACAACTCTCACTTAAACTACACCtacaacaaattattttttatctaccCTGAATGTATATCACATGCACGTTCATCATGCTTCACTTTTTACTGCCAATTTAATACGGCAAAAACCAACTTAACTTATCTCGAACAATGACAATATGCACGACACACCACCACCAAGTAGTTTCTGTACACACTGTCAAAGCACCGTTACGAACTTGGATAAACGTTAATGGGGTGAAGAATATGAAGGGTTAGGTTGTAAAATTTAGGTGAGAATTTGGGATAGTTGTAattttacaaagaaaaaaagaagaggatacGTTTTTTTATACAAAGTACCTACTTAAATTCAGGGATCTTTTTgacttataataaaaattttagggaatctttttgatttataacaaaaattttagggATCTATTTGACTTTAGAACATCAAAGTTTCGAGAACCAAAAAATAAAGGTAGGGACGAATTTGTCCCCTTAAAACAGCGTCGTTTGGCGTTGtctcaaaacgacgtcgttttagcTATGTGTCCAGGGACTAATCTATCCTGAGCACGACATGTGTTGCTTTACCTGATACGTCACACCTACAACCTCTGCGTAGGAGAGAGAGTGTTGTATTAACCGGTTCAACCTGACTTAAAAATCTATATATGGCATATATCTAGTAATCTTAGGAATTCGAAACTTAGTTAATTTTTCTAGAAGATAAATATGTTAAATCGCTAAATCTTTAGAGATCTATTTGAATATTACTCTTATTGTAATGAGTTCGAAATTCGAATGATTTCAATGttacaatttaaataaaagaaatttcaTATATACAAATAAGTATCGAGTGCTTTCAAATTCTAGACTATACAgtagtatatataatatataatatatatagtcaAGTGGTTTATTATTGAAGGAAAGTCACAAGCATGTCCTTTAACGAAGCGGGGCTGCACACTCATGAATCATGATATCGTTTTTCTTCGGTTATACTTTTCCAGGGAACAACAGAAAACGTTATGAAAATTGCCTGCGCTCAAAGATACTAATCCATAAAAATacatctttttcaataaaaaaatatttgagagaATGAAATATGATCTCTCacctttaattttataagtgagactaaaattaaataaaaaaataataaaatattagattaaatatttaacagcattcaatttttattttaccgaAAAAGATCCACTCCTCTGATCCATAATCCATGGTGCTTAAATAAATTTGTATAGATATGGAAGAATTCAAATATTTGAATAAGATATTCTTACTCGTTtgtttaaatatatattgaagagttcaaattttattttttataatagataaaattaatagtattataaaaaataaaaaaataatattatataattataaaaattattatttttgattaatattttattaatataaaaatagaatattaatcaaatgttaaccaatattaataaaaaatattaattcgataactttttcttttgaaatatcCATTGTCGTTAAACCGGAAAATTTgcccaaaaataaaaagggcAACGGTCGAAGTTTGCAATCTTACAGAAAAGCAGTAAAGCACTTTATTACCCTTTATTCATCAATTCGTTATCCACGCACGAGACCAAAAagatatacataaataaatctaaaaataagataattactaaaataaacaaataaaagaattgAAGAAAGCTCCTAGTCACTCACTCTCACaccctttttcatcatcatcgaAACCCTTTCGCTTTTCCTTCAATCTTCTTCCCTCTAAGGGTTTCAGCAATCAATGAGAGCTGAAAATCAGCTTTAGAATCCAAAAGAGTACCCCCAAAGATGCCTTTTCATTTTCATTCCTTTTGAGCTCGTCAACAATGGCCGATGATCTATCTTCCATCGCCAAGGTTAGTGTGTTTTTCCCCTTTCTTGTTTGGTTTTGTAATTTCCTGTTTTTTTATACTTCGGTCATGTGTCATGTTGGCTCTTACCATTCAAATCCTCCAAAAAACATGAGGTGAAAGATTCcctttttggttttgttttctCATGAGGTGGCACGTGAGATTGTCCGATCTGGTTTCTTAAAATAACCTGAAATCGAATATGTGAGTGCATTTTTTGAATGCCAATGGGGTTGTGATGTAGATTCTGTTTGCATTTGGTTGGTTAGCTCAGTGTTATTAATCTCTATTTCATGTCCTGGATCAACATTGATGAAGTCTTtaattgtttatatatttatgtgtGTGTAGTTGTTGTATACCATACATGTTGAATTAAATTATTGTACTATAATGTTTACAGGATGTTTTCCTTGTAAAGGGTTTGAAAAATACTACTTTGATATGGAGGATGGTCGTGTTGACCCTTGCTATGGTCTGTGGTGTGTATATATGTTCTATTTGTCTAAAGCAAATAGGCATAGGCACCGCCAGCAAGATTGGATTTTTAGATATCAAGATTGTTGACAAGCCGTGCCCGGAACCTAACATTGAACCTTGGGAGATTCCTTATGTTCACTACCCGAATCCCAAAACTTACAGCAGGTGAAGGATGGTGCACTGCTCAAACCTGAGATTTTAGTTGCCAAATCCGTGTGGATTTTACTGATGTTGCTTCTGTGGTGTGTTTGTTAGGGAGGAATGCGCTTGCAGCCCTGTGCGGTATTTCGCTATTCTGTCGATGCAGAGATCTGGGAGTGGATGGTTCGAGACATTTTTAAACAGTCATGCTAACATAAGCTCAAATGGGGAAATATTTTCAGTTAAGGCGAGGAGGAGTAATATGTCCACAATAACAGAGACGCTGGATACCATTTATAATCTAGACTGGGTCAGTAGCGCTTCAAAAAACGAGTGCACAGCTGCTGTTGGCTTGAAGTGGATGCTTAATCAGGTGGATGTTGTTTTGTTTACTACTGCCCCTatctttcatcaaatttttgTCTTGCGTGATGTTCATCTTTGTATCTATTTCTCCTTCTGATACGTGAGCCAAAATTGGACAAACTTGTGTTATTTGTGGACATTAAAAGTGCATTAGCATGTTGAATTCTTCCAATACTGAACCTCTTACGAATTCTGATATCATCTCTTGTCAGATGGTCgaagaaacaaaaaattgattaatgGTATATCCATGTAATGGTTCAAAGTGTGTTTGTTCAATGAAGTACCTCTAGAGAATGCGGTGTGCCTTCTCACATGGCTTAAAGAGGCCTACATTTTTGTATCGCTTTAACCTTGCTTCTTTTTATGATGCCTTGTCCTCTGTCTGTGTTCATTTCTTTCTCACCATAATTTTTTTCCCTACGAAAAATATTACTGTTGTTGGTTGTTGtactaaaaatagaaaagagtgATGTACCTATAAATGGTGGTCTAGAAATCTTGAGATAAGCAGGAGTTATCTTTCAAAACCCTAATGGTCAAATTTATGCTTTACAACATGTATGCACCCTTCACTAGTTATATTTCTTCTTGCTATCGACTTATCATTTTCCTAATTGTTAAGCTTTTAGTAAATTGCCCTTTAACAGTTAGGTACCATATGATGCGGAAGCTCCTTTTCTACAAGTTGATTTTCAAAGGGGAGATACAATATTTGAACAGATACAGTTATATGTCACCCAGTTTTCCCCAATGTTCAGTGAATACTGTATTATGTTAGATACGTTTTTATTAATAGAATGTCTGCGTCATTCTACTTGAGCGACTATGCACTTGTTAAACTAGTTTCTGATGCGCAAAGACAAGATTTCATTCAATAAGCTTCCCTATATTTGCCCTCCCTCTCAATATTTTTGACATCTggcttttaatttttaaattgcaTACACAGATACCAACATGGCACTAGATTCTTTCATGCATGATCATTTTAAGCTTATAAGGCATCTGATTATATCATAATCTATATTTTAATGCAGGGATTGATGCAGAATCATGAACAAATTGCTGAGTACTTCAGAATACATGGTGTTTCAGTCATATTTCTTTTCAGAAGGAATCTCTTGCGCCGGATGATTTCTGTAATTGCAAATGAGTACGATCGGAGTGCTAAGACATTAAATGGAACTCATAAATCCCATGTTCATTCGCCCAAGgaggtctctctctctctctctggaaTGTGGCAAAATGCTTAATTGATTAACATAACATCATCAAAGACTTGATATTTCATGTTAATTGGTTATGACTATGCTTTCAGGCCGAAATACTTGCACAATACAAACCCAAACTCAATTCATCAATATTGATACAAAATTTGAAGCAAGTAAGCGAAACCACCAAGAAGGCTCTGGAGTATTTCAAGAGCACCAGACACATTCTCGTATATTACGAAGATGTCGTCAAGAACCGGACCGTAAGTCAAGAACCACATGTTGCTCGGTATCTGCTTCGTATTACTTTTATACATGCACATGACAAGCTCTTGATGATTCATTTCCTTCTCTTGTTTTCAGAAATTAATGGATGTTCAGGATTTTCTGAAGGTTCCTCGCATGGAACTAAAGACACGTCAGGTTAAGATACATAAAGGAACCTTATCCAGCCAAGTCGAAAATTGGAACGATGTAGAGAAGGCACTCACCGGAACACCATTCGAGAATTTCCTCCATGAAGATTACCGTAGATAACGCAGCTGGGTATGTACATACCTCATGCCCTCtttgtcttttttcttttccctctatTTCCCTTAATGTAAGCCTTCCCCCTATTCTACGCGGCAAGAGCCAACAGGGACGACCGCCACCCTGTTGAAATTTTGGCCAGGGCTCCCTCATCTTTGTACTCAATCTTATGTTGCTAATTTGCCTGGttattcaatttaatatttaattcatTCTTTGCAtttttctcactttttttttttttttacctttttgttCAACTCTTGTATTGGAGCTATAAGAGAACTTCTGTTTCAGTTTACATTTTCTTTGTCCCATCAAGTTTTTCTTTCCCCACAATCAGCAGATAGATATTTAAATCACTTCTTCCGTTTCCTTTGATCTGTCACCGTCTCTTTTTGGTATATCAT harbors:
- the LOC107470028 gene encoding uncharacterized protein LOC107470028 isoform X1, which codes for MADDLSSIAKDVFLVKGLKNTTLIWRMVVLTLAMVCGVYICSICLKQIGIGTASKIGFLDIKIVDKPCPEPNIEPWEIPYVHYPNPKTYSREECACSPVRYFAILSMQRSGSGWFETFLNSHANISSNGEIFSVKARRSNMSTITETLDTIYNLDWVSSASKNECTAAVGLKWMLNQGLMQNHEQIAEYFRIHGVSVIFLFRRNLLRRMISVIANEYDRSAKTLNGTHKSHVHSPKEAEILAQYKPKLNSSILIQNLKQVSETTKKALEYFKSTRHILVYYEDVVKNRTKLMDVQDFLKVPRMELKTRQVKIHKGTLSSQVENWNDVEKALTGTPFENFLHEDYRR
- the LOC107470028 gene encoding uncharacterized protein LOC107470028 isoform X2, which gives rise to MADDLSSIAKGLKNTTLIWRMVVLTLAMVCGVYICSICLKQIGIGTASKIGFLDIKIVDKPCPEPNIEPWEIPYVHYPNPKTYSREECACSPVRYFAILSMQRSGSGWFETFLNSHANISSNGEIFSVKARRSNMSTITETLDTIYNLDWVSSASKNECTAAVGLKWMLNQGLMQNHEQIAEYFRIHGVSVIFLFRRNLLRRMISVIANEYDRSAKTLNGTHKSHVHSPKEAEILAQYKPKLNSSILIQNLKQVSETTKKALEYFKSTRHILVYYEDVVKNRTKLMDVQDFLKVPRMELKTRQVKIHKGTLSSQVENWNDVEKALTGTPFENFLHEDYRR